One stretch of Candidatus Bathyarchaeota archaeon DNA includes these proteins:
- a CDS encoding SMP-30/gluconolactonase/LRE family protein: MIDEMGDKGTLGAIIGDEPIEKIAESFQFTEGPIWVPEGHLLFSDIPADTIYKWNPGTGKHEVFRNPSGPSNGLTLDLQGRLLACELSCRVSRTEADGEVITLAEKYKGRRINSPNDIVVKSDGGVYFTDPAYGLRRTGLSKELDFNGIFRIEPNGDLSLLDATFEGPNGLAFSPDESILYVDDSSMGHIRAFDVKDNGALTNGRLFAVLRGPGEGVPDGMKVDTQGNIYCTGPGGIWILDKDGKKLGILSFPEAPSNLAWGDNDLKTLYVTARTGVYRVRTRIQGATLLSPLH; this comes from the coding sequence ATGATCGATGAGATGGGGGACAAGGGAACGCTCGGTGCTATCATCGGCGACGAGCCCATAGAAAAGATAGCGGAAAGTTTCCAGTTCACGGAGGGCCCCATTTGGGTACCCGAAGGACACCTGCTCTTCTCCGACATCCCCGCAGACACTATCTACAAGTGGAACCCAGGAACCGGAAAACATGAAGTTTTCCGAAATCCCAGTGGCCCATCCAATGGCCTCACCCTAGACCTCCAGGGTCGCCTACTAGCCTGTGAGCTCTCCTGCCGTGTCTCCCGAACAGAGGCTGATGGTGAGGTGATCACCTTGGCTGAAAAGTATAAGGGAAGAAGGATCAACAGCCCTAACGACATCGTGGTCAAGTCAGACGGTGGTGTATACTTCACCGACCCTGCTTACGGCCTCCGTAGAACTGGGCTCTCCAAAGAGCTTGACTTCAACGGGATCTTCCGCATAGAGCCCAACGGAGATCTCTCCCTGCTTGACGCCACCTTCGAGGGTCCAAACGGCCTTGCTTTCTCCCCCGATGAATCCATCCTCTATGTAGACGACTCCTCCATGGGTCACATCCGGGCCTTTGACGTCAAGGACAATGGCGCACTCACTAATGGCCGCCTTTTTGCGGTGCTCCGAGGACCCGGTGAAGGAGTCCCTGATGGAATGAAGGTTGACACTCAAGGTAATATCTATTGCACGGGTCCGGGGGGCATCTGGATCCTAGACAAGGACGGCAAGAAGCTGGGGATATTGAGCTTCCCAGAGGCTCCCTCGAATCTTGCATGGGGCGATAACGATCTCAAAACATTGTATGTCACAGCGCGGACAGGGGTCTACCGTGTACGTACTAGGATCCAAGGAGCAACACTATTGAGCCCCCTTCATTAA
- a CDS encoding cobalamin-dependent protein (Presence of a B(12) (cobalamin)-binding domain implies dependence on cobalamin itself, in one of its several forms, or in some unusual lineages, dependence on a cobalamin-like analog.), with the protein MLTGKKHASAKSCLEGAGHIMKEATAILEPLLESGASKSKGVIVFATVEGDLNDLGKNIAIAMLKSVGLRVVDLCVDVTAADIVRVAEEEEADIVVLSALLSVLEPQVVKTINTLKRS; encoded by the coding sequence ATGCTCACGGGAAAGAAGCACGCCTCTGCCAAGAGTTGCCTTGAGGGCGCAGGGCATATAATGAAGGAGGCGACTGCGATATTAGAGCCTCTCCTAGAGTCAGGGGCCTCGAAGTCGAAGGGCGTCATCGTCTTCGCGACGGTAGAGGGAGATCTCAATGACCTCGGAAAGAACATTGCCATCGCGATGCTGAAATCCGTAGGTTTAAGGGTAGTAGACCTTTGTGTAGATGTGACGGCGGCGGATATAGTTAGAGTAGCCGAGGAGGAAGAGGCTGACATCGTAGTACTCTCAGCTCTCCTGAGTGTTCTGGAGCCCCAAGTCGTGAAGACCATTAATACCTTGAAGAGATCTTAG
- a CDS encoding UbiA family prenyltransferase, whose protein sequence is MFNSHLFFRFTRLWDYVHILLLIFPVIFLISPANLFTFKALIVFAANLCLTAYGYMYNDLQDAVDDYCDLEKRKRNPVASGEITRNQSYLANLALLSSGLIMLAYINPVALFLGIAFSIVGFFYSWRPLRLKSTPIWDVISHVLFLGVQQLLVTYTAFRSLDLFVTPFLMIIIPFSLMNEVIHELIDFKVDEETGISNTVQMLGGFNVKNLLIALSILVILGTLIIVLSLSAQYKVVGFVISILIVVPAIYRMNVRIARIA, encoded by the coding sequence ATGTTTAATTCGCATCTTTTTTTCAGATTTACGAGATTATGGGATTACGTTCATATACTATTACTGATTTTTCCCGTAATTTTTCTGATTTCCCCCGCGAATCTCTTCACATTTAAAGCCCTCATCGTTTTTGCCGCGAATTTATGCCTCACAGCATACGGGTATATGTATAACGATCTTCAGGATGCCGTGGATGATTATTGCGATCTCGAGAAAAGGAAAAGGAACCCAGTTGCTAGCGGAGAGATAACCCGAAATCAGAGCTACCTTGCTAATTTGGCTCTCTTAAGCTCAGGCTTAATCATGCTAGCGTATATAAATCCCGTCGCTTTGTTCCTTGGAATAGCTTTCTCCATTGTAGGATTTTTCTACTCTTGGAGGCCTTTGAGACTCAAGTCGACGCCCATCTGGGACGTTATCTCTCACGTCCTTTTCCTTGGGGTCCAGCAATTATTGGTTACCTACACGGCGTTCCGGTCCCTTGACCTGTTCGTAACGCCCTTCCTCATGATCATCATACCCTTCTCTCTGATGAACGAGGTAATTCACGAGCTAATTGACTTCAAGGTGGATGAGGAGACTGGGATCAGTAACACGGTGCAAATGTTAGGAGGATTTAACGTAAAGAATCTACTTATCGCATTGAGCATCCTAGTCATCTTAGGTACCCTCATCATTGTTCTAAGCCTTTCTGCGCAGTACAAGGTCGTCGGGTTTGTCATTTCGATATTGATCGTAGTTCCAGCCATTTACAGGATGAACGTGCGTATAGCAAGAATAGCTTAG
- a CDS encoding glycosyltransferase yields MISVIIPTYNEEKNIERCLKAFEKQTITREAFEIIIVDGQSSDRTTTIAKNFADRVIQQVSKGVGGARNDGVQIAKGDIIVTTDADCIPYAEWLQVIQNQFKDEKVVAVTGFLNPFDCEGLRKYEAFIYKLLFGISNQLLRVFSITGYYHLCGANSAFDRDTFLEIGGYQDLPYSDDIEIYKRLKPRGKMVLDTRMKVNYSIRRIRKMSLLRYIYTITKNDFVTMVMNAKPKDDSYARQAYS; encoded by the coding sequence ATGATATCTGTCATCATTCCCACCTACAACGAGGAAAAGAACATCGAGAGATGTCTTAAAGCGTTTGAGAAGCAGACAATTACACGGGAAGCTTTCGAGATCATTATTGTGGATGGTCAGAGCAGCGACAGAACCACGACTATCGCCAAGAATTTTGCTGACAGAGTCATCCAGCAAGTCAGCAAAGGAGTCGGAGGCGCAAGAAATGACGGTGTCCAGATCGCCAAAGGTGATATTATAGTTACCACCGACGCGGACTGTATACCTTACGCTGAATGGCTCCAAGTTATCCAGAATCAGTTTAAGGATGAGAAAGTAGTCGCGGTTACAGGATTCCTCAATCCCTTTGATTGCGAGGGGCTGAGGAAATACGAGGCTTTCATCTACAAGCTACTGTTCGGTATATCTAACCAACTACTAAGGGTGTTTTCAATTACAGGATATTATCACCTCTGCGGAGCCAATTCCGCGTTCGATAGGGATACATTCCTCGAGATCGGGGGTTACCAAGATCTCCCTTACTCAGATGATATAGAGATCTACAAGAGGCTAAAGCCTAGAGGGAAGATGGTCCTAGATACGAGGATGAAAGTGAACTACTCGATCCGAAGGATCAGGAAGATGAGTCTGTTGAGATACATTTACACGATCACTAAGAACGACTTTGTGACCATGGTAATGAACGCAAAACCGAAAGACGACAGCTACGCCAGACAGGCATATAGCTAA
- a CDS encoding FAD-dependent oxidoreductase — protein sequence MIPIFGAGLAGLSAARNLGGNHFVLEKDTRVGGLCKSVNIDGFIFDYAPHILFTRNDHIRSLFEDQLKGNLLKHTREAFIYLQGLFVRYPFEVNLHNLPEDVIRECIDGITNRDVSKVTNFEEWIYSTFGDGIAKHYMIPYNQKIWKYDLSKMSLNWIRGRVPSPSIEEMRKGAEGAFKRDYGPNAEFMYPKRGGIGALANTLADGVNISLSSKVVEIRPSETEVMVQYLKNGSLKELSAETVLSSIPLPDLVNMFHDPPEDVVEAARSLVYNSLICVNIGVSTPGIIDKHWLYFPEDDLIFNRISFPMNFSKYTTPRDSSSLLVEVTHRETSVDLDSIRDLVLRDLIKTGILDEKDEIKVCDVSAFKYAYVIYDLNHAKNVGIIHDYLKRSNVVPIGRFGEWEYFNMDKALLSGRNAALRISGSP from the coding sequence ATGATTCCCATTTTTGGAGCAGGTCTCGCTGGTCTGAGCGCGGCACGTAACCTTGGTGGCAACCACTTTGTTCTCGAAAAGGACACCCGAGTCGGAGGTCTCTGCAAGAGCGTGAATATCGATGGCTTCATCTTCGACTACGCCCCCCACATCCTCTTCACGAGAAACGATCACATACGGTCTCTTTTCGAGGATCAATTGAAAGGAAACCTCTTAAAACATACCCGGGAGGCATTCATCTATCTCCAAGGGCTTTTCGTAAGGTACCCCTTTGAGGTCAACCTTCACAATCTGCCTGAGGACGTCATCCGAGAATGCATTGATGGGATTACTAACAGAGATGTCAGTAAAGTGACTAACTTTGAGGAGTGGATCTACTCAACCTTCGGAGATGGCATCGCTAAGCATTACATGATTCCATATAATCAGAAGATCTGGAAGTACGACTTGTCAAAGATGAGCCTCAATTGGATCAGAGGGAGAGTTCCCTCACCTAGTATAGAGGAGATGAGGAAGGGGGCGGAGGGGGCTTTCAAGAGGGACTATGGTCCCAATGCTGAATTTATGTACCCTAAGCGCGGGGGAATCGGCGCATTAGCGAACACACTTGCCGATGGCGTCAATATCTCCCTGAGCTCAAAGGTGGTCGAGATCAGGCCCTCAGAAACAGAGGTCATGGTCCAATACCTAAAAAACGGTAGCCTAAAGGAGCTCTCAGCTGAAACGGTTCTGTCATCGATACCATTGCCGGACTTGGTCAACATGTTCCATGATCCGCCCGAAGATGTCGTCGAAGCCGCGAGATCCCTTGTCTACAATTCCCTAATTTGTGTGAACATTGGAGTTAGTACGCCGGGAATCATCGATAAACACTGGCTTTACTTCCCCGAGGACGATCTCATCTTTAATCGTATCAGCTTCCCCATGAACTTCTCAAAATACACCACACCCAGAGACTCAAGTAGTCTCCTCGTTGAGGTGACCCACAGAGAGACTAGCGTGGACCTTGATAGCATCCGGGACCTGGTCCTTAGGGATCTCATCAAGACGGGGATACTCGACGAGAAGGATGAAATAAAGGTATGCGATGTTTCCGCCTTTAAGTACGCTTACGTGATCTACGACCTTAACCACGCCAAGAACGTAGGAATTATACACGACTATCTGAAAAGATCCAACGTCGTCCCAATAGGAAGATTCGGGGAGTGGGAATATTTCAATATGGATAAAGCTTTATTATCAGGTAGGAATGCTGCTTTAAGAATCAGTGGATCTCCATGA
- a CDS encoding nucleoside deaminase, with amino-acid sequence MAEEKFMRFSIDKAKEGIANGQEPFGACVIRDGNIIGVAHNTALRDHDVTAHAEINAIRMACKVLNTLDLSGCEIYATFKPCRMCQEACERAKISKIYYGAGPEDIGSSPVEVGIQIEAGFLRDECLEMLQKARQ; translated from the coding sequence ATGGCTGAAGAGAAGTTTATGAGGTTCTCGATAGACAAGGCCAAGGAAGGAATAGCGAACGGTCAAGAGCCGTTTGGGGCTTGCGTCATTAGGGACGGGAACATTATAGGTGTGGCCCACAACACAGCACTGCGGGACCACGATGTTACTGCTCACGCAGAGATAAATGCAATCAGGATGGCTTGTAAAGTCTTGAACACCCTAGATCTATCAGGTTGCGAGATCTATGCAACGTTCAAACCCTGCAGAATGTGTCAGGAGGCCTGCGAACGAGCTAAAATCTCCAAGATCTATTATGGAGCTGGGCCCGAAGACATCGGATCGAGCCCTGTAGAGGTTGGTATTCAGATAGAGGCGGGCTTCCTTAGAGATGAATGCCTCGAGATGCTCCAGAAGGCGCGCCAATAG
- a CDS encoding ferritin family protein, translating into MKSNITELSLLEALNTARGIEEQLSTRYSQFAELTKNEVVCSLFTHLALECQKHSDMLKELPYLLGEAVDLPYRGDFTPRRLPEISPVIDQQLAVETTFKIVKEHIAVEESVMRYYVELSRIISNEKAVGRIQSLIEDERSHHEMLGRLTSELTVLYGEQLTMDYDN; encoded by the coding sequence TTGAAATCCAATATCACTGAACTCTCCCTGCTTGAAGCACTTAACACCGCAAGGGGTATAGAGGAGCAACTATCGACTAGGTACAGCCAGTTCGCTGAGTTGACAAAAAATGAGGTTGTTTGTTCCCTATTCACCCATCTCGCCCTAGAGTGTCAAAAGCACTCGGATATGCTTAAAGAGCTACCCTATCTCCTCGGCGAGGCCGTTGACCTGCCATACAGGGGGGATTTTACTCCTAGGAGGCTTCCTGAGATTAGCCCCGTAATCGATCAGCAATTAGCTGTCGAAACGACTTTTAAGATCGTCAAGGAGCACATCGCTGTTGAGGAGAGCGTGATGCGGTACTACGTCGAACTCTCACGTATTATCTCTAATGAAAAGGCGGTCGGGAGGATCCAAAGTCTCATCGAAGACGAGAGAAGTCATCATGAGATGCTCGGTAGGCTTACGAGCGAGCTTACGGTTCTATACGGAGAGCAACTGACTATGGACTATGATAATTAA
- a CDS encoding 30S ribosomal protein S12, with product MANGMYAGRRLKKVRRKMRYKSKDYVLRLKRRTDKKGLLEGAPMGRGIVLQKVGIESKQPNSAIRKCVRVQLIKNGRLATAFLPGDGALNYVDEHDEVTIEGIGGPRARSMGDIPGVRYKVNSVNGVPLQLMVIGKVRKPMR from the coding sequence ATGGCTAACGGGATGTACGCAGGCAGACGCCTCAAGAAAGTCCGGCGCAAGATGCGTTACAAGAGCAAGGACTACGTTCTTAGACTTAAGCGGAGAACCGATAAGAAGGGTCTCCTAGAGGGTGCCCCCATGGGTAGGGGCATCGTCCTCCAAAAGGTGGGCATTGAGTCCAAGCAGCCAAACTCAGCCATCCGTAAATGCGTCAGAGTCCAACTCATAAAGAACGGCCGTCTCGCTACCGCATTCCTCCCCGGAGATGGAGCCCTGAACTACGTCGATGAGCATGATGAGGTCACCATTGAAGGCATCGGGGGGCCCAGAGCCAGATCTATGGGAGATATCCCTGGCGTAAGATACAAAGTCAACTCTGTCAATGGCGTACCCCTGCAACTCATGGTAATAGGCAAAGTCCGTAAACCCATGCGCTAA